From the genome of Sulfurimonas paralvinellae:
AAATTTGTGTAAAAATTGGAGAATCTTTAGGAGTTTAACGCAGTAGAGCAGTAGTAACACACTAAAGATGAATTCACGCCTCATCTTTCACTTGGCAACAGTATATCGCAATAAAAGCAATTAACAAAGCTTTTTGCTATATTTGTCCAAATTCTTTTTTTAAGGCATAGTTGAGTAGAATTGCAACATTATAATTTCAAGGAAATATTTTGAGCATCTACAGAGAGTATGACATACGCGGTATTTATGAAAAAGAGTTAAATGAAGCAAGTGTGACCAAGATCGGCTATGCTTTGGCTTCGAAAATAGATGGAGATTATGTTGCAGTCGGTTACGATGCGCGTTCTCACTCTCCGATTCTTTTTGAGTATCTTGTCGTAGGGCTCAATGCCGGCGGGAAAAAAGTACTCGATATGGGACTCGTGCCTACACCTGTGAACTACTTTACGAACTATCAGGAGTGGGATGGCATTACGCCTTCGGCTTCGGTGATGATAACTGGCTCTCATAACCCAAGCGAGTACAACGGTTTTAAGATTACAGTAGATAGAGCACCTTTTTTCGGTGAAGAGATCTACGCACTCGGACGTGAGTGTGAAGCGATGGAGTTGCCGAAAAAAGTAGAGCATCAGGTCAAGCAGATAGATGCAAAAAGCCGCTATATAGGCTTTATAGTTGATGCCTTTTCACATCTCAAAGGTATGAAGACCAAGATAGTCTATGATTGTGGAAACGGTGTCGCAGGTGTTGTACTGCCGGAGATATTTGAAAGACTTGAGCTTAATACAAAAGGACTCTATATTGAGCCAGACGGAACTTTTCCAAACCACCATCCAGACCCTTCAGTAGAAAAAAACCTCGCAGATGTCAAAGCGCTGCTTGAAAAAGAGGGTGATATTGCTTTTGCCTATGATGGAGATGCGGACAGAATTGCCGTGCTCACGCACAAGAACAATATCAAAGGCGATATGATGGCACTTCTTTACAGTATGAAGATGAATAAACCGACAGTTGTCGGGGAAGTAAAATGTTCGCAAGTAATGTATGATGAGTTAAAACGTCGCGGTGCAAATGCTGTTATGTACAAGACAGGGCACTCTAACTTAAAAGTGAAGATGAAAGAGATAGATGCCGACTTGGCATGTGAAGTCAGCGGGCATGTCTTTTTCAAAAACCGTTATTTTGGTTATGATGATGCCATATATGCGACATTCAGAATGTTGGAACTTATTGATGACGGCATCGATCTCGATGTAGAACTTGCCAAACTGCCGCAAGTCTTTTCAACGGAAGAGATCAAAGTGGAGACGACAGAGGCTGAAAAATTTCAACTTATGGATAGAATCAAAGAGTTGCTGCAAAACCCGCCGGCGGATTTTCCGACTATCAAAGATATCATTGATGTTGACGGTGTAAGAATCAATTTTGAAAAAGGATGGGGACTTGTACGCGCGTCAAATACAACACCTGTCCTTGTTACCCGTTTTGAATCTACTGAAGAAGTAGAAGCGAAACATTATGAAGATGCTCTCAATAGACTCATTTTAGAAGCAAAAAATAGCTTATAATAAACATAACTTAATCTTAATTAGATAGAATTCCGTAAACTTAATTGAAGGAATTCTATCCATGCTCTTTTATCTCGGTCTCTTTTTTTCATTTATCTACTTTAAAATTGCGCGTGTTTATAAAAAAGAAGAAAAAGCAAATCTCAATATGCTCGTTCAAAATGTCATCGTTCTTGCTGCGGTTATTGCCCTGTTTGCATATGGATTTATACACAAAACATGGTATGTAGTGCTTTTGGTCTCTTATCTCTTTTTTATCCTTGCTTCTTTGATGGTCTCTGCTGTTCAGCTTGGTATTTTCATCGACGGAAAGCCGTTTATAAAGTTGAGCCATCTCTATAAAATGCTTGCTTTTTTAGGTATGTTCATCTCTTTTATAGATGTTTATTTATGGGTGCTTTAATTCCATATACGCTATAATTATCTTACTAAATTTAAAGGATTTTTCCAAATGAAAACGCATACTCTTTTAATGCCGCTTGATATGCACCTGCACCTGCGTGACGGTGTTATGCTTGAAAATATAGCACCGCTTACCGCCTACTCTTTCAGCGGTGCGCTCGTCATGCCAAATCTCGTTCCGCCAGTTGAGAGCAAAGAGGATGTCATCGCTTATAAAGAGCGTATTATGGCTGCTGTGCCAAATGACTACTTTGAACCGTACATGACACTTTTTTACAAAAACTATGACAAAAAATTTCTTGCAGATGTCGCAGAAGAGATCACGGCGATCAAACTCTATCCTGCCGGCATTACAACAAACTCTGAAGGGGGCGTTAGCTCGTTTGACATTGAAGAGATGAGACCGACTTTGGAGGCGATGAGCCAGCTTGGTATTCCTTTGTGTGTTCATGGTGAAACAGATGGTTTTGTGATGGATAGAGAAGCTGAGTTTATGAGTATCTATGAACTTTTGGCGAAAAACTTCCCTGAGCTGAAGATCGTTATGGAACACATCACGACAAAAGCGGCTGTCGATATGCTTGATAAGTATCCAAACCTTTATGCGACGATTACGGTGCATCACCTGCTTTTGACACTTGATGATGTTGTTGGCGGTATGATGCAGCCTCATCTTTTCTGTAAGCCGATCGCGAAACGTCCTGAAGATTTGGATGCACTTTTAAGTGTTGCTCTTGAAGCACATCCGAAAGTGATGTTCGGAAGTGACTCTGCACCGCATCCAAGAAGCAAAAAAGAGTCATGTGGCTGTGCTGCCGGTGTCTTTACTGCACCTATTGCATTGCAGCTTCTGTGTGAGATATTTGAGCAGTTTGATAAACTTGACAACTTACAGGCGTTTGTCAGTGACAATGCGCAGAGTATCTATGGTATCTGCCCTGAATTCAAAGAAGTGACTCTTGAAAAACGTCCGTTTGTCGTTCCTGAGAGCTACTCAAATGTTGTACCTATGTATGCGGGTGAGACTATTAACTGGGCTATTGAGAGTGTCGATTAAAATACTCCTGCTCGAAGATGATCTGCTCTTTGGTGAGACGATCGTCGATCTTCTTGAGGATGAAGGCTATGAAGTTAGTCATTCTCCAAATGGTCAAGACGCGCTTGACGCAACATTTGCAAATAGATTTGATCTCTACCTTTTAGATATCAATGTTCCTCTTATCGATGGACTCTCTCTGCTCAAAGAACTTCGCAGAGCGGATGATATGACGCCTGCTATCTTTTTAACCTCACGCAAGGACAAAGAGAGTCTGGAAGAGGGCTTTTTAAACGGCGGGGACGATTACATCACAAAACCTTTTGAAATGAATGAGATGCTCTTGCGTGTAAAAGCGGTGTTGCGTCGCACTCATAAAGAAACAAGTAACTGCATCGGTGATTTTTGTTACGATGAGGTTCATAAGACCATTCGCTACAAGCAAGAGATATTGAGTCTATCGCAAAAAGAGTATGAACTTCTGCTGCTGTTTATAAAGCATCACGATGAAACACTGCCAAAGGAGCTTATACTCGATGAACTCTGGAGCAGTGCAGAAGGCGGCAGCGATGGTGCTTTAAGAGTCTATGTCAATCGTCTTAAACATATGCTGCCGGATATATGCATTGAAAATGTTCGCGGCATAGGGTATAAACTTGTTTCGTAATCTTCGTATCAATATTATAGTCTTCTATGTCCTGACAGTAACCGCATTTTTGTCAGTACTCTATTATGCACTTGAGATAATAGAGCTGAAAAATCATTTTTTATTGTTGGTTGTTCTGCTTTCATTAGTAGTGCTTTCAGCTGTTTTTATTTCCAAACTCGCTGTCGATCCACTGCAGGAGTATGTCAGAAACCTGCAGTCACTTTCAAAAGAGACCCTTCACGAACTCAATCTTCCTATCAGTACCATAACGACAAATACACAAATGCTGCAGAGAAATCTTAAAGATGAAAAAAATGTCAAACGTGCAGCACGCATAGAGAGTGCCTGCGAGATGCTGCAGCAGCGTTACAACGAGCTTGATTATATCATCAAGATGCAGACAAAGCAGGAGATAAAGGAACACTTTTCTCTTGATGAACTTGTTACCAAAAGAGTCGCTTTTTTACAAAAGATATACCCACATATAAAGTTCACTTTGGTATTATCCAAACAGGAACTTTATCTCGATAAAATAGGACTAAGCAAAGTTATTGACAACCTCATTGATAATGGGGTAAAATACTCTCAAGATTCCAAAAACATAGATATTACAATAGAAAAAAACAGACTGCTTATTCGTGATTACGGTATAGGTATGAATGAAGTAGAACTTTTGGCAATTTTTGACAACTATTACCAGATAAACAGTGAAATGAAGGGCTTTGGCATCGGTTTGAACATGGTCAAACGGTTTTGTGATGAAAACAATATAGAGCTTATCTTTGATTCGGTACCAGATAAAGGTACGACAGTACAATTAAAATTTAAACAGGAACAATAATGCAAGCAACAAGTTCGATGATATCGTATGCAGAAACAGCACTCGACTGGGGTGTAATGGGAACACTCGGTTTGATGAGTGTTGTAACCCTTTGGCTTTTTATAGAGAGAATGATGTTTTTCAAAAGTGTTCGTATAGAAGACTATAAACACAGAGATGACCTTGAAATGGACCTTACGGACAATATCGGCATCATTAGTATGATAGGGTCAAATGCTCCTTATATTGGACTGCTTGGAACGGTTGTGGGTATCATGATAACTTTTTACTCATTAGGTGATATCGGGACTGTGGATGCAAAGAAGATCATGATGGGATTGGCTCTGGCACTTAAAGCCACTGCGACAGGGTTGGTCGTTGCTATGCCGGCGATCGTTGCTTATACGATCGTTCTTAGAAAGGTCGAGCGTATTCTTGCAAAATTTGATGTAGCCCATGAAGAAGTATAGCAATGGCAAAATGTAAAAAAAGTTTCAAGCGTTTCGATCAGATAAATGTTATTCCGTTTATCGATATCATGCTTGTTCTTTTGGTTATGGTCTTAACGACAGCGACATTCATTAAGCAGGGTGTTATACCTGTGGATCTTCCAGAGGCAAAAGCAACGCAAAAAGAAGAGACAAAAAAAGAAGTGACGGTCTATGTCAATGCAAAAGGGGAGATGTTCTTTGAAAAAGAGAAAGTAAACCTCACGCAATTGGAGCAGAAGCTTTCAGGTGTTTCAAAAAAGCAGACAGTTGTCCTTCGTAGTGACAAAGAGTCAAAATTTCAAGACTTTGTCTCTGTTATGGATATCTTAAAACGACTCGGACACGAACAGCTCTATATCGTTACAAAAGAGTAAGCTAGTACCCCGTTTTTAGCAGTTTAAACTTTGGTTTGTCTGCATGAAGGAGTTTTTCTTCTTTTGCTTTAACTCTTTTTTGCGAAGCATTGACCTCTGTGTTAAATGTTCTTTTCTCTATTTTCTTCTCATCTTCATCGAAAAGCGATGTCGCTATAAAAAAAAGTATCATGATAACAACAACGCTCACGTAGAGAAGAATATAGTTCTTTATATGTCCGTTTTCAAATGGATTTTCCATTATGCTCCTTTAGTTCATCAATGGTTTCACAGATATTGTAGCCGTATTCTATCAGCTCTTTTGCTCTGTTAAACTCAAATGTCCCGCAAAGATTAATGGGAATGTCAATCTCCACATCGGACGGATAAGCTGCTAGTTTCATTCGTGCGATGCTGCTTTGCATCGTCTCAAACGATCTGTTCGCTACGGCATACATGCCGTTTTCTTTTATAAAAGAGTCAGGAAGTGAAATTCTATTGAGATAATTATCGATGATGTTCTTGAATGATTTTTGCGATTTTTCTTCTTTTTCAAGGAGAGGCTTTTGCATGGCTTCACCACCAAGATTGACAGATATCGTGAGATCTGTAGCATCGTGAAAGGTTGGCGCAATCGGTACAGGATTTAGTACACCGCCATCTACAACACGTTTACCTTTGTAGGTAAAAGGGGTAAAGAAAAGAGGCAAAGAGATGGAGGCACGTATAGCATCAAGAAGAGGGCCTTCATTTATCCAGACCTCTTTTTGGGTATCTATATCAGTAGCGACGGCTGTGAATTTAATAGGCAAACTTTCGATATTGTGCTCACCTATAAGCTCTTGGAGTTTTTGCATAAGTCTTGTCCCCGATACAAAACCACCGCTTCCTTTAAAATCAAGGAGTTTAAGCATATCGAGTACATCTATGTTCTCTAACCACTGGGCATAGGCATCGAGCTTGCCGGCAGCATAAAAACCGCCAACGAGTGCACCCATAGAACAGCCGGAGATAGATTTTATCTCATAACCGTTCTCTTCAAGCCACTTAATTATGCCAATGTGTGTGATGCCCCGTGCACCGCCACTGCCAAGAACGAGAGAGATAGTTTTTTCCTTCACTGTTTGTGCTCTTTTTGAGTGTATTATATCAAGATATAAATAATGAAGGTTTAGAAAATGTATTTAAAAAGGAAGGAGTGGATTCTGTTGTCTAATGTTTTGCATATCAGACTTTGGTGCACAGGCTAAAAACGACAAGAAATTGTCGTTTTCTTAACGCCTGTTTACATCATACCCGGCATTCCCATCTGTGGAGGCATTCCTGCTCCCATATCCGGTGCGGCAGCTTCTTCTTTTGGAAGTTCGAAGATAGCAGCTTCTGTTGTAAGGAGTAAGCTAGATACCGATGTTGCATTTGTAAGTGCAACACGTTCAACTTTAAGCGGGTCGATGATACCTGCTTCGAACATATCTACATACTCACCGTTTGCCGCATTGAAACCGATTGTTTCGCTTTCAGCATTTTCGATTGCATTAACAACGACACCTGTATCATAACCGGCATTTTTTGCAATCTGTTTTACAGGCGCTTTTACAGCACGTAAGATAATCTCAGCACCGATTTTTTGATCACCTTCAAGATCATCGAGACTTACTTTTGCAGCTGCACGAACAAGAGCCGCACCACCACCGATGACGATTCCCTCTTCAACAGCGGCTTTTGTCGCTGAGAGTGCATCATCTACACGGTCTTTTTTCTCTTTCATCTCAGTTTCAGTCGCCGCACCTACTTTGATGACTGCGACACCACCGCTGAGTTTTGCAAGACGCTCTTGAAGTTTCTCTTTATCATACTCGCTTGTTGTCGCTTCCATCTGTGTTCTGATCTCTTTTACACGTGTTTCAACAGCTTCTTTGCTTCCTGAACCATCGACGATGACAGTGTTGTCTTTGTCGATAACGACGCGAGAAGCTTGTCCAAGCATATCGATGTTGGCACCTTCAAGTGTAAGCCCTGTCTCTTCAGAGATGACAGTTCCACCTGTAAGGATTGCTATGTCTTGAAGCATCGCTTTACGTCTGTCACCAAATCCAGGCGCTTTTACTGCAGAGATGTTGAGAACACCGCGAAGTTTGTTGACAACCAATGTTGAAAGTGCTTCACCCTCTACATCTTCAGCGATGATGAGCAGTGGACGGTTTGTTTTTTGAACTTGCTCTAAAACAGGAAGCAGGTCTTTGAGTGAGTTAATTTTGCTGTCAACAAGTAAGATCCAAGGATTTTCAATCTCAGCTGTCATCTTTTCAGTGTTTGTAATGAAATATGGACTTAGATATCCACGATCGAACTGCATACCTTCAACTACATCAAGCTCATCAACGATACCTTTTGCCTCTTCAACAGTGATAACACCGTCTTGCCCGACTTTTTCCATCGCCTCTGCGATCATATTTCCAATCTCTTCATCAGAGTTTGCAGAGATTGTAGCAACCTGTGCGATCTCATTTTTATCTTTGATGGCTTTTGAACTTGCTTTGAGATTTGCTAAGATGGCTTCACTCGCTTTGTCCATACCACGTTTTACTTCAACAGGATTCGCACCTGCTGTAATGTTTCTAAGACCCTCAGAGAAGATTGCATTTGCCAGTACCGTTGCAGTTGTAGTACCGTCACCTGCTTCATCAGCAGTGTTTGATGCCACCTCTTTAACAAGCTGTGCACCCATATCTTCTAGTTTGTCAGCGAGCTCTACCTCACGCGCAACGGAAACACCATCTTTTGTAATTACCGGTGAGCCGTATGATTTTTGAATCAAAACATTACGACCGCGTGGCCCCATTGTCACTTTTACCGCATCTGTGAGTTTTTCAACTCCGCGTGCCAGTTTATTTCTTGCATTGTCTGAAAAAATTATCTCTTTTGCCATATAAATCTCCTTATAAATATTTTATGATTACGCTTTTATTCCAAGAATGTCTGAAGTATCCAAAACAAGATACTCTTTTCCGTCGAGTGTAAGATCAGTACCGGAGTATTTACCAAAAACAACTATATCATCTACTTTTACATCTTCTACTTCGCTTGATACTGCGACTACTTTTGCTTCTGAAGGTTTTTCCTTCGCATTGTCAGGGATGATAATACCACTTGCAGTTGTATTTGTCTCTTCGACTCTCTGCACTAAAACTCTATCACCTAGTGGTTTGAAATTCATTTAATTATCCTCCTAATATGTTTATAAATTACAAATGAGATAATACAAGAAAAAAAATAAAATGTCAATACTCTTAGTCTAAGCGACTAAACTTTTCTTAATATTATTATGAAACTTTATTAACTATAAAGAAAACAGGTCTTATAATAACAAAAAGATTTATATAAAGGAGAGAACAGTATATGGAAGCAAAAAAACAGAAAAAAGTGGTTCTTTTTACTTCACCAACATGTAAATGGTGCAATGTGGCAAAAGAGTATTTTAAAAACAAGGGCATAAAATTCAAAGCCATAGATATTACAAAAGACACAAAAGCTGCACAAGATTGTGAAAAACACGGATGTCGAGGCGTACCGGTCGTTCTTATCGGC
Proteins encoded in this window:
- a CDS encoding phosphomannomutase/phosphoglucomutase, whose translation is MSIYREYDIRGIYEKELNEASVTKIGYALASKIDGDYVAVGYDARSHSPILFEYLVVGLNAGGKKVLDMGLVPTPVNYFTNYQEWDGITPSASVMITGSHNPSEYNGFKITVDRAPFFGEEIYALGRECEAMELPKKVEHQVKQIDAKSRYIGFIVDAFSHLKGMKTKIVYDCGNGVAGVVLPEIFERLELNTKGLYIEPDGTFPNHHPDPSVEKNLADVKALLEKEGDIAFAYDGDADRIAVLTHKNNIKGDMMALLYSMKMNKPTVVGEVKCSQVMYDELKRRGANAVMYKTGHSNLKVKMKEIDADLACEVSGHVFFKNRYFGYDDAIYATFRMLELIDDGIDLDVELAKLPQVFSTEEIKVETTEAEKFQLMDRIKELLQNPPADFPTIKDIIDVDGVRINFEKGWGLVRASNTTPVLVTRFESTEEVEAKHYEDALNRLILEAKNSL
- the pyrC gene encoding dihydroorotase; the encoded protein is MKTHTLLMPLDMHLHLRDGVMLENIAPLTAYSFSGALVMPNLVPPVESKEDVIAYKERIMAAVPNDYFEPYMTLFYKNYDKKFLADVAEEITAIKLYPAGITTNSEGGVSSFDIEEMRPTLEAMSQLGIPLCVHGETDGFVMDREAEFMSIYELLAKNFPELKIVMEHITTKAAVDMLDKYPNLYATITVHHLLLTLDDVVGGMMQPHLFCKPIAKRPEDLDALLSVALEAHPKVMFGSDSAPHPRSKKESCGCAAGVFTAPIALQLLCEIFEQFDKLDNLQAFVSDNAQSIYGICPEFKEVTLEKRPFVVPESYSNVVPMYAGETINWAIESVD
- a CDS encoding response regulator transcription factor, with amino-acid sequence MSIKILLLEDDLLFGETIVDLLEDEGYEVSHSPNGQDALDATFANRFDLYLLDINVPLIDGLSLLKELRRADDMTPAIFLTSRKDKESLEEGFLNGGDDYITKPFEMNEMLLRVKAVLRRTHKETSNCIGDFCYDEVHKTIRYKQEILSLSQKEYELLLLFIKHHDETLPKELILDELWSSAEGGSDGALRVYVNRLKHMLPDICIENVRGIGYKLVS
- a CDS encoding sensor histidine kinase → MFRNLRINIIVFYVLTVTAFLSVLYYALEIIELKNHFLLLVVLLSLVVLSAVFISKLAVDPLQEYVRNLQSLSKETLHELNLPISTITTNTQMLQRNLKDEKNVKRAARIESACEMLQQRYNELDYIIKMQTKQEIKEHFSLDELVTKRVAFLQKIYPHIKFTLVLSKQELYLDKIGLSKVIDNLIDNGVKYSQDSKNIDITIEKNRLLIRDYGIGMNEVELLAIFDNYYQINSEMKGFGIGLNMVKRFCDENNIELIFDSVPDKGTTVQLKFKQEQ
- the exbB gene encoding TonB-system energizer ExbB, with product MQATSSMISYAETALDWGVMGTLGLMSVVTLWLFIERMMFFKSVRIEDYKHRDDLEMDLTDNIGIISMIGSNAPYIGLLGTVVGIMITFYSLGDIGTVDAKKIMMGLALALKATATGLVVAMPAIVAYTIVLRKVERILAKFDVAHEEV
- the exbD gene encoding TonB system transport protein ExbD; this encodes MAKCKKSFKRFDQINVIPFIDIMLVLLVMVLTTATFIKQGVIPVDLPEAKATQKEETKKEVTVYVNAKGEMFFEKEKVNLTQLEQKLSGVSKKQTVVLRSDKESKFQDFVSVMDILKRLGHEQLYIVTKE
- a CDS encoding patatin-like phospholipase family protein, with protein sequence MKEKTISLVLGSGGARGITHIGIIKWLEENGYEIKSISGCSMGALVGGFYAAGKLDAYAQWLENIDVLDMLKLLDFKGSGGFVSGTRLMQKLQELIGEHNIESLPIKFTAVATDIDTQKEVWINEGPLLDAIRASISLPLFFTPFTYKGKRVVDGGVLNPVPIAPTFHDATDLTISVNLGGEAMQKPLLEKEEKSQKSFKNIIDNYLNRISLPDSFIKENGMYAVANRSFETMQSSIARMKLAAYPSDVEIDIPINLCGTFEFNRAKELIEYGYNICETIDELKEHNGKSI
- the groL gene encoding chaperonin GroEL (60 kDa chaperone family; promotes refolding of misfolded polypeptides especially under stressful conditions; forms two stacked rings of heptamers to form a barrel-shaped 14mer; ends can be capped by GroES; misfolded proteins enter the barrel where they are refolded when GroES binds), which translates into the protein MAKEIIFSDNARNKLARGVEKLTDAVKVTMGPRGRNVLIQKSYGSPVITKDGVSVAREVELADKLEDMGAQLVKEVASNTADEAGDGTTTATVLANAIFSEGLRNITAGANPVEVKRGMDKASEAILANLKASSKAIKDKNEIAQVATISANSDEEIGNMIAEAMEKVGQDGVITVEEAKGIVDELDVVEGMQFDRGYLSPYFITNTEKMTAEIENPWILLVDSKINSLKDLLPVLEQVQKTNRPLLIIAEDVEGEALSTLVVNKLRGVLNISAVKAPGFGDRRKAMLQDIAILTGGTVISEETGLTLEGANIDMLGQASRVVIDKDNTVIVDGSGSKEAVETRVKEIRTQMEATTSEYDKEKLQERLAKLSGGVAVIKVGAATETEMKEKKDRVDDALSATKAAVEEGIVIGGGAALVRAAAKVSLDDLEGDQKIGAEIILRAVKAPVKQIAKNAGYDTGVVVNAIENAESETIGFNAANGEYVDMFEAGIIDPLKVERVALTNATSVSSLLLTTEAAIFELPKEEAAAPDMGAGMPPQMGMPGMM
- the groES gene encoding co-chaperone GroES, whose protein sequence is MNFKPLGDRVLVQRVEETNTTASGIIIPDNAKEKPSEAKVVAVSSEVEDVKVDDIVVFGKYSGTDLTLDGKEYLVLDTSDILGIKA
- a CDS encoding glutaredoxin domain-containing protein, whose protein sequence is MEAKKQKKVVLFTSPTCKWCNVAKEYFKNKGIKFKAIDITKDTKAAQDCEKHGCRGVPVVLIGSRWICGFDQKAIEKALN